The following proteins come from a genomic window of Gemmatimonas sp.:
- a CDS encoding MFS transporter, with the protein MASTVTAAPTHTTASTAPRKPHLSFLSIVNMNVGFFGIQYSFGLQQSNMSPIYRYLGADEASLPLLYLAGPVTGLIVQPIIGAMSDRTLSPRGRRTPYFLIGAFLCSLSLLAMPFSRTLWMAAGILWILDAANNITMEPYRAYVSDRLDDAQTSLGFLTQSAFTGLGQTLSYITPSLLVFLGMNRDAVNDRGIPNITMLAFLMGAVFSTASILWSLRQVPELPLTVDERQRIERMPRGVGHTLQEIVDALREMPTTMRQMVAMKFFQWYAMFCYWIYIAPALALTLFDTKDPASAGFREAGLVTGQVGAFYNFVAFVSAFAMVPVTRRIGAKWMHVIALSAASLAMLALPAIESRALLFVPMLGIGLAWGSMMGNPYVMLSDSIPKERVGVYMGVFNMFIVIPMLIQNLTLPLFYETLLGGNPANVIRLAGALLGCAAVACAFVSVRKARVTAA; encoded by the coding sequence ATGGCAAGTACCGTGACCGCAGCGCCGACGCACACGACTGCCTCCACCGCGCCGAGGAAGCCGCATCTGTCGTTCCTGTCGATCGTGAACATGAACGTCGGCTTCTTCGGAATCCAGTACAGCTTCGGGTTGCAGCAGAGCAACATGAGCCCGATCTACCGGTATCTGGGGGCCGACGAGGCGAGCCTGCCGCTGCTCTACCTGGCCGGTCCGGTCACGGGACTCATCGTGCAACCCATCATCGGCGCCATGAGCGATCGCACGCTCAGTCCGCGAGGGCGCCGCACTCCGTACTTTCTCATCGGCGCCTTTCTCTGCTCGCTGTCGCTGTTGGCCATGCCGTTCAGCCGGACCTTGTGGATGGCCGCCGGCATTCTGTGGATTCTCGATGCCGCCAACAACATCACCATGGAGCCGTACCGCGCCTACGTCTCCGATCGATTGGACGATGCCCAGACATCGCTTGGATTCCTCACGCAGAGCGCCTTCACGGGACTTGGCCAGACGCTGTCGTACATCACGCCATCGCTCCTGGTGTTCCTCGGCATGAACCGCGATGCCGTGAACGACCGCGGTATTCCCAATATCACCATGCTCGCCTTTCTGATGGGCGCCGTCTTCTCCACGGCGTCCATCCTCTGGTCTCTCCGTCAGGTCCCCGAGCTGCCGCTCACCGTTGACGAGCGCCAGCGGATCGAGCGCATGCCGCGGGGGGTCGGCCATACGTTGCAGGAGATCGTCGACGCCCTGCGCGAGATGCCAACGACCATGCGACAGATGGTGGCGATGAAGTTCTTCCAGTGGTACGCGATGTTCTGCTACTGGATCTACATCGCCCCCGCACTCGCGCTCACGCTCTTCGACACCAAGGATCCCGCCTCGGCCGGCTTCCGTGAAGCCGGCCTCGTGACCGGCCAGGTGGGCGCCTTCTACAACTTCGTCGCCTTCGTGTCGGCATTTGCCATGGTGCCCGTCACCCGACGCATTGGCGCCAAGTGGATGCATGTGATTGCGCTGAGTGCCGCCTCCCTTGCCATGCTGGCCCTGCCGGCCATTGAGAGTCGGGCGCTGCTGTTCGTGCCCATGCTCGGCATCGGACTCGCGTGGGGGAGCATGATGGGCAACCCCTATGTAATGCTGTCCGATTCCATCCCCAAGGAGCGGGTGGGCGTGTACATGGGGGTATTCAACATGTTCATCGTCATCCCCATGCTCATTCAGAACCTCACGCTACCGTTGTTCTACGAGACGCTGCTTGGCGGCAATCCCGCCAATGTGATTCGCCTTGCCGGGGCCTTGCTGGGGTGCGCCGCCGTGGCGTGCGCCTTCGTATCGGTGCGCAAGGCACGGGTGACGGCCGCCTGA
- a CDS encoding VWA domain-containing protein, which produces MDSVLQLDHYAVDGSQSPNGTPGVIVRVLLTLSGSAPQHATRPPIGLSFVIDRSGSMGGERIDAARSAAARAVERLHPDDVVSVVAFDDLIETVAIPDRRARHQQLAAMLQQIDARGSTNLSGGWLRGREHMQHAQGMIGTLPGSSRRILLLTDGHANVGITDVSTLVELARTARRMGITTTTVGVGEGYDDALLRAMADAGGGSAWYIERPDQSHDVLAEELGNLLSISAQGVQVQLSLSDAVSVIVVHSDWATSHPGPGTFAFDLGDLYAAEPKPLLLELFVPQDRLARYESQREAIATLHVSADVLTTSGSVEHRSTRLPIASSLEGQRHLEPDVEFAVLLARAAKARETAAQQQRRGQAEEANLVMRAAEADLINNVLANDPQFSTQLAAQAADMAALADKYEQRTYSEMDAKYQMQRTYNQRRGKKSYDDLLQRKPPE; this is translated from the coding sequence ATGGATTCAGTATTGCAGCTCGATCATTACGCCGTCGACGGTTCCCAATCACCCAATGGCACCCCCGGCGTCATCGTCCGGGTCTTGCTCACCCTCAGCGGTTCGGCGCCGCAGCATGCCACGCGCCCGCCCATCGGGCTCTCCTTCGTCATCGACCGCAGTGGGTCCATGGGCGGCGAACGCATCGACGCGGCGCGGTCGGCCGCCGCCCGTGCCGTCGAGCGCTTGCACCCAGACGATGTTGTTTCGGTCGTTGCCTTCGACGATCTCATCGAAACGGTGGCCATCCCCGATCGGCGTGCGCGTCACCAGCAGCTCGCGGCCATGCTGCAGCAGATCGACGCCCGCGGGTCCACGAACCTCAGCGGCGGCTGGCTGCGCGGACGCGAGCACATGCAGCACGCGCAGGGTATGATCGGCACGCTGCCCGGCTCGTCTCGCCGTATCCTCCTGCTCACCGACGGTCACGCCAACGTCGGCATCACCGATGTGAGCACGTTGGTGGAGCTGGCCCGCACCGCGCGCCGCATGGGTATCACCACCACCACCGTGGGGGTCGGCGAGGGGTACGACGACGCGCTCCTGCGCGCCATGGCCGACGCTGGAGGCGGCAGCGCCTGGTACATCGAACGACCCGACCAGTCTCACGATGTCCTGGCGGAGGAGCTGGGCAACCTCCTCTCCATCAGCGCGCAGGGCGTACAGGTGCAGCTGTCGCTCAGCGACGCCGTATCGGTAATCGTGGTGCATTCCGACTGGGCCACGTCGCATCCGGGTCCGGGCACGTTCGCCTTCGACTTGGGCGATCTCTATGCTGCCGAGCCCAAGCCTCTGCTGCTCGAACTCTTCGTGCCGCAGGATCGCCTCGCCCGCTACGAGTCGCAGCGTGAAGCCATCGCCACGCTGCACGTAAGTGCCGACGTGCTCACCACCAGCGGCAGCGTGGAACACCGCAGCACACGGCTCCCCATAGCGTCGTCGCTGGAAGGCCAGCGCCACCTCGAGCCAGACGTCGAATTCGCCGTTCTGCTGGCACGCGCAGCCAAGGCGCGGGAGACGGCGGCGCAGCAGCAGCGTCGGGGACAGGCGGAAGAGGCCAACCTCGTCATGCGCGCCGCCGAGGCCGACCTGATCAACAATGTCCTCGCCAATGATCCGCAGTTCAGTACCCAACTCGCGGCGCAGGCCGCCGACATGGCCGCCTTGGCCGACAAGTACGAGCAGCGGACCTATTCCGAAATGGATGCCAAGTATCAGATGCAGCGCACCTACAATCAGCGGCGAGGCAAGAAGTCGTACGACGACCTGCTTCAGCGCAAGCCACCCGAATAA
- a CDS encoding NUDIX domain-containing protein produces the protein MTSETSGARIRVVAAVIRRDDRLLVCQRPVTKRHGGLWEFPGGKCEPGESDHDAIGRELQEELGVVVVGVAAPLMVIADLDSPYDIVFLPTRIAGEPRALEHEALTWGSPVVLAALPLAPSDARFVASLVAG, from the coding sequence GTGACCAGCGAGACGAGCGGCGCGCGCATTCGGGTGGTGGCGGCGGTCATTCGCCGCGACGACCGGCTGCTGGTGTGCCAGCGCCCGGTGACGAAGCGTCATGGCGGCCTGTGGGAGTTTCCCGGCGGCAAGTGCGAGCCCGGCGAGTCGGATCATGACGCCATCGGACGCGAGCTGCAGGAGGAGCTGGGCGTGGTGGTGGTCGGTGTCGCGGCGCCGCTGATGGTCATCGCAGACCTCGACTCGCCGTATGACATCGTGTTCCTGCCGACGCGCATCGCGGGCGAGCCGCGCGCTCTGGAACACGAGGCGCTCACGTGGGGCTCGCCGGTGGTATTGGCCGCACTCCCCCTGGCGCCCAGCGACGCACGATTCGTGGCCTCGCTGGTCGCCGGGTGA
- a CDS encoding S9 family peptidase, protein MRRPLLPTFALFTLALGALSTAAKAQATLPTSRPLRSTDIYRLRDVGAGRLSPDGQWIAYTVVTVDSAKDRSDSDVWMVNWEGTRTLKMAGSPESESNPRWSPDNRYLAFVSGRYDSKGGQIWLLDRAGGEAVRLTDLKGGISEYEWSPDGTRIALVSRDPDPDEGKPDSLRARTPKPIVIDRYAFKRDGDGYLDRRRDHVWVVDVTTKSTVQITTGDFDDRQVRWSPDGTRLAFTSERADGDPDRFNNSDLFVVDAVAGATPRRLTTWRGPDAGAAWSPDGSQIAYLQASEPELSAYTQNTIAIIPSGGGTPRLVAATLDRDVSQLSWSADGTSLRVLIGDDRAQHLAQVAVSTGAVTRLVDGRRVVTSYDVAPGGRTVVNTGTAQRSAELFAWDASTLRALTHVNDSIFAALQLGTTEDVQFRNRDGLTVGALLTKPAGFDATRQYPLLLRIHGGPNAQDQHLFQFERDLFAANGYLVLQVNYRGSSGRGQAWKKAIFADWGNKEVQDLLAGVDHVRSLGFVDPNRLGIGGWSYGGILTDYTIATTTRFKAATSGAGSALQTSMYGSDQYIFQYENELGAPWKNPKVWEKVSYPFYKADRITTPTLFMGGEKDFNVPIAGSEQMYQALTSLGVPAQLIVYPGQFHGITRPSFVRDRYDRYLAWYDKHLAGVRP, encoded by the coding sequence ATGCGACGCCCGCTCCTTCCCACCTTCGCACTCTTCACGTTGGCCTTGGGCGCCCTGTCGACGGCGGCCAAGGCTCAGGCCACGCTACCGACCAGTCGCCCGCTTCGCTCCACCGACATCTATCGGCTTCGTGACGTAGGGGCCGGTCGCCTCTCCCCCGACGGACAGTGGATCGCCTACACGGTGGTGACGGTGGACTCGGCGAAGGACCGGAGCGACAGCGATGTGTGGATGGTGAACTGGGAGGGTACGCGCACCCTCAAGATGGCGGGCTCACCGGAGAGCGAGAGCAATCCTCGCTGGAGCCCGGACAATCGCTACCTCGCCTTCGTGTCCGGACGGTACGACTCCAAGGGCGGACAGATCTGGCTGCTTGACCGGGCCGGCGGTGAGGCCGTGCGACTGACGGATCTCAAGGGCGGCATCAGCGAATACGAATGGTCGCCGGACGGCACTCGCATCGCCCTGGTGTCGCGTGATCCCGACCCCGATGAGGGAAAGCCCGATTCCCTGCGCGCGCGTACCCCAAAGCCCATCGTGATCGATCGCTACGCCTTCAAGCGCGATGGGGACGGGTATCTGGACCGGCGTCGCGACCACGTGTGGGTCGTGGACGTGACGACGAAGTCGACGGTGCAGATCACCACGGGCGACTTCGACGACCGACAGGTCCGCTGGTCGCCCGACGGCACGCGCCTGGCATTCACCAGCGAACGCGCCGACGGGGACCCGGACCGCTTCAACAATAGCGATCTCTTCGTGGTCGATGCCGTGGCCGGCGCCACGCCGCGCCGACTCACCACGTGGCGCGGACCCGACGCGGGCGCGGCATGGAGCCCCGACGGGTCGCAGATCGCCTACCTCCAGGCAAGCGAGCCCGAGCTGTCGGCCTATACGCAGAACACCATCGCGATCATCCCCAGCGGCGGCGGTACGCCCCGGCTGGTGGCGGCGACGCTCGACCGCGACGTGAGCCAGCTGTCGTGGTCGGCCGACGGCACGTCACTGCGCGTGCTGATTGGCGACGACCGGGCGCAGCATCTCGCGCAGGTAGCGGTGAGTACCGGCGCCGTCACGCGCCTGGTGGACGGACGGCGGGTGGTGACGTCGTACGATGTGGCGCCCGGTGGGCGTACGGTGGTGAACACGGGTACGGCACAGCGTTCGGCCGAGCTGTTCGCATGGGATGCCAGCACCCTTCGTGCACTCACCCATGTGAACGACAGCATCTTCGCCGCGCTGCAGTTGGGGACCACCGAGGACGTGCAGTTTCGTAACCGGGACGGGCTGACGGTGGGCGCCCTGCTCACCAAGCCCGCCGGCTTCGACGCCACGAGGCAGTACCCGCTGCTGCTGCGCATTCACGGCGGCCCGAATGCGCAGGACCAGCATCTTTTCCAGTTCGAGCGCGACCTGTTTGCCGCCAACGGCTATCTGGTGCTGCAGGTGAACTACCGCGGCAGCAGCGGGCGTGGTCAGGCGTGGAAAAAGGCGATCTTCGCCGACTGGGGCAACAAGGAAGTGCAGGACCTGCTGGCCGGCGTGGATCATGTGCGGTCACTCGGCTTCGTGGACCCGAACCGCCTCGGCATTGGCGGATGGAGCTACGGCGGCATTCTCACCGACTACACGATTGCCACCACCACGCGGTTCAAGGCGGCCACCAGCGGTGCCGGCAGTGCGCTGCAGACGAGTATGTACGGCAGCGACCAGTACATCTTCCAGTACGAGAACGAACTCGGGGCACCGTGGAAGAACCCGAAGGTGTGGGAGAAGGTCAGCTACCCGTTCTACAAGGCGGATCGCATCACGACGCCGACGCTGTTCATGGGTGGCGAGAAGGACTTCAACGTACCGATTGCCGGCAGCGAGCAGATGTACCAGGCGCTCACGTCGCTGGGCGTCCCCGCCCAGCTGATCGTGTATCCGGGACAGTTTCACGGCATCACCCGGCCGAGCTTCGTTCGGGATCGCTACGACCGATACCTCGCGTGGTACGACAAGCATCTGGCCGGAGTGCGGCCATGA
- a CDS encoding ABC transporter ATP-binding protein, producing the protein MSGELLFRARGLTKVYGTGTAQVVALRAVDLDLMAGEFVVILGPSGSGKSTLLNILGGLDVPSAGDVTFRDHVLTGASENALTQYRREHVGFVFQFYNLIPGLTALENVQLVTDLTRNDPHERGAEDPAEALRLVGLGDRLDFFPAQLSGGEQQRVAIARAVAKRPDVLLCDEPTGALDFETGILVLEALRRANRERGTSAVVITHNVGIAAMADRVLRMRSGAVIGTTVNAAPCEPADLSW; encoded by the coding sequence ATGTCCGGCGAACTGCTGTTCCGCGCCCGGGGGCTCACAAAGGTATACGGCACCGGCACCGCACAGGTTGTGGCGCTGCGCGCCGTCGATCTCGACCTCATGGCGGGCGAGTTCGTCGTCATCCTCGGTCCGTCCGGAAGCGGCAAGTCCACGCTGCTCAACATTCTCGGCGGCCTCGATGTCCCCAGCGCCGGTGACGTCACCTTCCGCGATCATGTCCTGACGGGTGCCAGCGAGAACGCGCTGACGCAGTATCGCCGCGAGCACGTGGGTTTCGTCTTCCAGTTCTACAATCTCATTCCCGGGCTCACGGCGCTCGAGAACGTGCAATTGGTGACCGACCTGACCCGGAACGATCCCCATGAGCGTGGCGCCGAGGATCCCGCCGAGGCGCTGCGTCTCGTCGGTCTGGGCGACCGGCTCGACTTCTTCCCCGCCCAACTGTCCGGCGGCGAACAGCAACGGGTGGCTATCGCGCGAGCAGTGGCCAAGCGCCCGGACGTCCTGCTCTGTGACGAACCCACCGGTGCGCTCGATTTCGAGACCGGTATACTGGTGCTCGAGGCATTGCGCCGAGCCAACCGTGAACGGGGAACCAGCGCCGTGGTGATTACCCACAACGTGGGCATTGCCGCCATGGCGGACCGTGTCCTGCGGATGCGGAGTGGCGCGGTGATCGGAACCACCGTGAACGCGGCGCCATGTGAACCCGCGGACCTTTCGTGGTGA
- a CDS encoding ABC transporter permease, producing MLTRKAWRDVWHQRGPSIAIAVVVMVGVASFVAMQSMVPHLRGSQQRYYQTAHFAELWVSVSQAPDALAAEVRAIPGVSALETRVAEDVVLEVPGLAGLATGRLLSHPTSRELAVNRLRVRAGRLMSPSHDDEVVISDGFATANGLAPGDTLGAVLNGRWRRLEVVGVVLTPEFVMEVQPGALFPDNRRYGILWMAEGAAQAAFGRVGAWNEATLTLDRTASEAAVIAAVDERLARYGSLGTYGRGEQLSHRYLTDEIRQAAAFGTAAPLIFLGVAAFLVNLVLARLVAAQREQIGMMKAFGITNGMLIRHYAQIALIPVLLGAIIGTGVGLWFAGLLAELYSQYYRMPDAAFTPRLGTIAASLLVTGLSALIGTVGAVRRVVRLPAAEAMRPEAPLRFRHTWFDRSWLHRRLSPMARLTVRSMLRRPARATLATLGMALSIAVVMVGSYAYDAIAVMRDVHFTEIQREDVAVTFARSEGDDALRELAHMPGVLRVEPLWSLPVKIGHGPHERRAAITALIPGARLRRVVNGQRQEQAVPGNGLLMSAALAELLAVEAGDSVQVQALTGERRLRTLMIGALVHDLIGTGLWMGHDGMEMLAGGTAYDGAVLAVDPVLTDQLIAQLRRTPGVASVGERADVLASFDTVMRDSFGVTLLALLGFAVVLAVGVVYNTARVSLSERSRELTSLRVLGFSQREVAAMLFGELAVLGALAVPLGFAIGAGLAAAMAAGMSSELFRLPFTLSPRTYGWSVVVLVVAGMASSLLVRRRLDHLDLVAVLKTRE from the coding sequence ATGCTGACGCGCAAGGCGTGGCGCGACGTCTGGCATCAGCGCGGCCCCTCCATTGCCATCGCCGTCGTGGTCATGGTTGGTGTGGCGAGCTTCGTGGCGATGCAGTCGATGGTACCCCATCTTCGCGGCTCGCAGCAGCGCTATTACCAGACCGCACATTTCGCCGAGCTCTGGGTGTCGGTTTCGCAAGCACCGGACGCGCTCGCTGCCGAAGTGCGAGCCATTCCTGGCGTGAGCGCGTTGGAAACACGGGTCGCTGAAGATGTGGTGCTCGAGGTGCCCGGACTCGCCGGCCTGGCTACGGGCCGCCTGCTGAGTCACCCCACCAGTCGTGAGCTGGCCGTGAATCGTCTGCGCGTGCGCGCCGGACGGCTCATGTCGCCCTCGCACGACGACGAGGTCGTGATCAGTGATGGGTTCGCTACGGCCAACGGCCTTGCGCCTGGCGATACGCTCGGGGCGGTGCTGAACGGCCGCTGGCGTCGCCTCGAGGTGGTGGGGGTCGTGCTCACCCCCGAGTTTGTGATGGAGGTGCAACCCGGTGCCTTGTTCCCCGACAATCGGCGCTACGGGATCCTCTGGATGGCCGAGGGGGCGGCTCAGGCCGCCTTTGGCCGCGTGGGCGCGTGGAACGAGGCGACATTGACCCTCGATCGGACGGCTTCCGAAGCGGCCGTGATCGCCGCCGTGGATGAGCGCCTGGCGCGGTACGGTTCACTGGGTACATACGGACGCGGCGAACAGCTGTCACATCGCTACCTGACCGACGAAATCAGACAGGCGGCGGCGTTCGGTACCGCGGCGCCCCTCATCTTTCTCGGCGTGGCGGCCTTCCTCGTCAACCTCGTACTGGCGCGCCTCGTGGCGGCACAGCGTGAGCAGATCGGCATGATGAAGGCGTTCGGCATCACCAACGGCATGCTGATTCGCCACTACGCGCAGATTGCCCTCATCCCGGTGCTGCTCGGTGCCATCATCGGCACGGGGGTTGGCCTGTGGTTCGCCGGGCTGCTCGCAGAGTTGTACTCGCAATACTATCGCATGCCCGATGCGGCGTTCACTCCGCGTCTCGGGACCATCGCGGCGTCGCTCCTCGTGACCGGTCTCTCGGCACTGATCGGCACCGTGGGCGCGGTGCGGCGAGTCGTGCGGTTACCTGCCGCCGAAGCCATGCGACCGGAGGCGCCGCTGCGCTTCCGGCACACCTGGTTCGACCGGTCCTGGTTGCATCGCCGTCTCTCTCCCATGGCACGACTCACGGTACGCAGCATGCTGCGTCGGCCCGCGCGGGCGACCTTGGCCACTCTGGGCATGGCGCTCAGCATTGCGGTCGTAATGGTCGGTAGCTACGCGTACGATGCCATTGCCGTCATGCGCGATGTGCACTTCACCGAGATCCAGCGCGAGGATGTCGCGGTCACCTTTGCGCGCAGTGAAGGTGACGACGCCCTTCGCGAATTGGCGCACATGCCCGGCGTGCTCCGGGTCGAGCCACTCTGGTCCTTGCCGGTCAAGATCGGGCACGGCCCTCACGAACGGCGCGCCGCCATCACCGCCCTGATCCCCGGGGCCCGGCTGCGGCGCGTGGTCAATGGCCAGCGGCAGGAACAGGCGGTACCGGGCAACGGACTGCTCATGTCCGCCGCGCTCGCCGAACTGCTTGCCGTCGAGGCCGGTGATTCGGTGCAGGTACAGGCGCTCACCGGCGAGCGCCGCCTCCGCACGCTGATGATCGGGGCGCTGGTGCACGATCTGATCGGCACCGGCCTGTGGATGGGGCACGACGGGATGGAGATGCTGGCCGGCGGCACCGCGTACGACGGCGCGGTTCTCGCCGTGGACCCGGTGCTCACGGATCAACTCATCGCCCAGCTGCGGCGAACGCCCGGCGTCGCCAGCGTCGGGGAGCGCGCCGACGTGCTGGCGAGCTTCGACACGGTGATGCGCGACAGTTTCGGGGTGACCTTGCTCGCGCTGCTCGGATTTGCCGTCGTCCTCGCAGTGGGTGTGGTCTACAACACGGCCCGGGTTTCCTTGTCGGAACGGAGCCGCGAACTCACCAGCCTTCGTGTCCTCGGATTCTCGCAGCGGGAAGTCGCAGCAATGCTCTTCGGGGAGTTGGCGGTCCTCGGCGCACTCGCCGTGCCCCTCGGCTTCGCCATCGGCGCAGGGCTTGCCGCTGCCATGGCAGCGGGGATGAGCTCCGAACTGTTCCGGCTGCCGTTCACGCTGTCACCCCGTACCTACGGTTGGTCGGTGGTGGTGTTGGTCGTCGCCGGCATGGCGTCCTCGTTGCTTGTGCGACGGCGGCTGGATCACCTCGACCTCGTTGCGGTACTGAAGACCCGCGAATGA
- a CDS encoding efflux RND transporter periplasmic adaptor subunit: protein MLRTRRVMVAIGITGLGAASWWWVRRPPVVDVEIALASVGPLRVSIEETGTTRVRAHTDVNAPVSGRWVPATVKEGDVVSTGTRLGTLYPAPLDASAREQATARVGSAGASIAEAESRRTAARTALDEARRTQVRVAALGAAGAVAPEEVERARDAVSLRESDVHAADERLRVARYDLAVARAALAGATGAAGGLTLAAPMTGTILAIAEAHERVVPSGTRLLEIGDPRDVEVLVPLLTADALRVREGASVHLTFGAAASTLEADGKDTVVGRVVRIEPSAYTRMSALGVEEQRVNVIVSVPATAVHVGDRFRADVRITVREAARALRVPASALTRRDETWTIWVVANGRVDRRPVQLGERGTDLVDVRDGLQAGDTVVLFPGDRLRPRARIRVTRTTSAPP from the coding sequence ATGTTGAGAACACGACGCGTCATGGTGGCGATCGGGATCACGGGGCTCGGCGCGGCGAGCTGGTGGTGGGTGCGGCGTCCGCCCGTTGTCGACGTCGAGATCGCGCTCGCGAGCGTGGGGCCGCTGCGTGTTTCGATCGAGGAAACGGGAACCACGCGCGTGCGCGCGCATACCGACGTGAACGCGCCCGTCAGTGGGCGCTGGGTACCGGCCACCGTGAAGGAAGGCGATGTGGTGAGCACCGGTACGCGTCTTGGCACGCTCTACCCGGCTCCGCTGGATGCATCGGCGCGGGAGCAGGCCACGGCGCGCGTGGGAAGCGCTGGCGCGTCCATCGCCGAGGCTGAGTCGAGGCGGACCGCTGCCCGCACGGCTCTGGACGAGGCGCGCCGTACGCAGGTCCGCGTAGCGGCGCTCGGCGCTGCCGGCGCCGTCGCGCCGGAGGAAGTCGAACGTGCGCGCGATGCCGTCTCGCTGCGGGAGAGCGACGTACACGCCGCCGACGAGCGACTCCGCGTGGCGCGGTATGACCTCGCCGTGGCGCGCGCTGCGCTTGCGGGAGCCACGGGCGCCGCCGGTGGCCTCACGCTCGCCGCGCCCATGACCGGGACCATCCTCGCCATCGCAGAAGCGCATGAGCGTGTCGTACCATCCGGAACACGCCTGCTCGAAATCGGCGACCCCCGCGACGTCGAGGTGCTCGTTCCGCTGCTCACGGCAGACGCGCTGCGTGTGCGGGAGGGGGCGAGCGTTCACCTGACGTTCGGCGCTGCGGCATCGACGCTGGAGGCGGATGGAAAGGACACCGTGGTCGGCCGAGTGGTGCGCATCGAACCGTCGGCCTACACCCGTATGTCGGCACTCGGTGTCGAGGAACAGCGGGTGAATGTGATCGTCAGTGTCCCGGCCACTGCCGTGCACGTCGGTGATCGTTTTCGCGCCGATGTGCGGATTACCGTGCGGGAGGCAGCCCGCGCGCTGCGTGTGCCCGCGAGCGCGCTCACCCGACGTGATGAGACCTGGACCATCTGGGTCGTCGCAAACGGACGGGTCGACCGTCGCCCCGTACAGCTCGGTGAGCGGGGGACAGATCTGGTCGACGTACGCGACGGGCTCCAGGCGGGAGATACCGTGGTCCTGTTTCCCGGAGACCGCTTGCGGCCACGCGCGCGGATTCGGGTGACTCGAACTACGTCGGCACCGCCCTGA
- a CDS encoding MFS transporter: MSQRSAPHSHTDEHPIDDGKSAFGKLAVLMVTAFIDMLGLLMILPLLPFYAKTLGAGGAVVGLLVSSFSVAQLLSAPVWGRFSDKYGRRPALMVGLGASAVAYVVFAYADSLWLLFLSRIVQGAGGGTVSVIQAYVADATRPEDRAKSLGWLSAATNAGVALGPVIGSWVQLWSKNTPGLVAAGLCVVNMIFASKYLTEIRKPGGDSTKAKPKGSREAVLRVVSHPSEPASRLILIYALAIGAFQGTTAILALFLADRFGVTENTIGYFFMYIGVLSVVVRALILGRLVDKVGEPQLSRVGLLLLAGGLVGLSFAPNLPLLALAVGMLPLGTAFTFPCVTAMLSRIVSSAERGLYMGVQQTFGGVTRVAFPVILGVAFDTFGQRSPFWISASVVLATLLMGRDLELYAPRVSPAKP; the protein is encoded by the coding sequence GTGAGCCAGCGCAGCGCACCGCATTCCCATACCGACGAACACCCCATCGACGACGGCAAGTCGGCGTTCGGCAAACTCGCGGTCCTGATGGTCACGGCGTTCATCGACATGCTCGGCCTGTTGATGATTCTGCCCCTGCTCCCCTTCTACGCCAAGACGCTCGGGGCCGGCGGTGCGGTGGTCGGGCTGCTGGTGAGTTCGTTCAGCGTGGCGCAGCTCCTCAGCGCGCCGGTGTGGGGGCGCTTCAGCGACAAGTACGGACGTCGTCCGGCCCTTATGGTGGGACTCGGCGCCAGCGCGGTGGCCTACGTGGTGTTCGCGTACGCCGACAGTCTGTGGCTGCTGTTTCTCTCCCGTATCGTGCAGGGCGCGGGCGGCGGTACGGTAAGCGTGATTCAGGCCTATGTCGCCGATGCCACGCGCCCTGAGGACCGCGCAAAGAGTCTCGGCTGGCTCTCCGCGGCCACCAACGCCGGCGTGGCGTTGGGACCGGTGATCGGTTCGTGGGTCCAGCTCTGGAGCAAGAACACCCCGGGGCTGGTGGCTGCCGGGTTGTGTGTGGTGAACATGATTTTCGCGTCGAAGTACCTGACCGAGATTCGCAAGCCCGGCGGGGACAGTACCAAGGCCAAGCCCAAGGGATCGCGCGAGGCGGTGCTGCGCGTGGTGAGCCATCCCAGCGAACCCGCCTCACGGCTCATTCTCATCTATGCGTTGGCCATCGGGGCCTTTCAGGGCACCACCGCCATACTTGCGCTCTTTCTCGCGGACCGCTTCGGCGTGACCGAGAACACGATCGGCTACTTCTTCATGTACATCGGCGTGCTCAGTGTCGTGGTGCGCGCCCTGATTCTGGGGCGCCTCGTGGACAAGGTGGGCGAACCGCAGCTCAGTCGTGTCGGTCTGCTCCTGCTGGCCGGTGGCCTGGTGGGGCTGTCGTTCGCCCCCAATCTCCCCCTGCTGGCGCTCGCGGTGGGCATGCTGCCGCTGGGCACGGCGTTCACGTTCCCGTGCGTCACGGCCATGCTCTCGCGCATCGTGAGCAGTGCGGAGCGTGGCCTGTACATGGGTGTGCAGCAGACGTTCGGCGGGGTGACGCGGGTGGCGTTTCCTGTCATCCTTGGCGTCGCGTTCGACACCTTCGGCCAGCGAAGTCCCTTCTGGATCAGTGCCAGCGTGGTGCTGGCCACGCTGCTCATGGGGCGCGACCTCGAGTTGTATGCGCCGCGCGTGTCGCCCGCCAAGCCCTGA